The stretch of DNA CCTGGCTGGACCTGTTCAGCGGCGTCCCGGCCTGGACGCCCAACGGCGAGCTGGCCCGGATCAGCGACGAGGGCGGCGTGCGCCACCTGGTGATCGGCGACCGCGAGGTCACCGACGAGAAGCTGCACCTGCGCTCGGTGCTCGCCCTCACCGAGGAGGCCGCCTACTTCACCGCCTCGGCCGGCCCGGCCGACACCGAGCTGCCCCCGGGCTGGGTCGGCGTCTTCCGCGCCGACGCCGCGGGCGTCGCCCCGTACGGCCCCGAGGGCGCGGCCACCGCCGTGTTCGGCGGCCCGGTGGCCGTGGTCTCCAGCGTCTCGGTCGAGCGCCCCGGCGCGGTGGCCCACGTGCTGCGCGAGGGCGCCGAGACCGCCGTGATCACCAGCCACGCGGACACCCCGCTGCTCACCGCCCGCCCCGAGTTCCGCTTCGCGGGCGAGCGCCGGATCCCCTCCGCCGTCTTCCTGCCCACCGGCTACGACCGCGACCGGGACGGCCTGCTGCCGGTCCTGATGGACCCGTACGGCGGCCCGCACGGCCAGCGCGTGGTGCAGTCGCACAACCCGCACCTGACCTCGCAGTGGTTCGCCGACCAGGGCTTCGCGGTGATCGTGGCCGACGGCCGCGGCACCCCCGGGCGCAGCCCGGAGTGGGAGAAGTCGATCGCCTTCGACTTCGCCGGGGCCACTCTGGACGACCAGGTCGAGGCGCTGCAGGCGCTGGCCGAGGAGTACCCGCTCGACCTCGGCCGGGTCGGCATCCGCGGCTGGTCCTACGGCGGCTACCTGGCGGCGCTGGCCGTGCTGCGCCGCCCGGACGTGTTCCACGCCGCCGTCTCCGGCGCGCCGGTCACCGACTTCGCGCTGTACGACACCCACTACACCGAGCGCTACCTCGGCCACCCGGCCGAGCGCCCCGAGGTGTACGAGGCCAACTCGCTCATCCCGCTGGCCCCCGGCCTGGAACGCCCGCTGATGATCGTGCACGGCCTGGCCGACGACAACGTGGTGGCCGCCCACACCCTGCGGCTCTCCTCCGCCCTGCTCGCGGCCGGCCGCGCACACACCGTGCTGCCGCTCTCCGGCGTCACGCACATGACCCCGCAGGAGCAGGTGGCCGAGAACCTGCTGCTGCTCCAGGTCGCCTTCCTGAAGGAGAACCTGGGCAAGTGAGGTGATCGGCGTCGTGTCCCCGATCTGACATTCGTCATACCGAGGACACGACGCCGCGCACTGACGCCGCCCACCCCCCGGGCGGGACTCTGGAGAGGTCGAGGAGACCACGAGAGAGAGGACCCGGGGGATGAGTACGGCAGAAGTCGCCGCCTTCCGGCAGGTGAGCAAGAGCTACGGACAGGTCAAGGCGGTGAACGGCCTCGACCTGGTGCTGCGCCCGGGCGAGACGGTCGCCCTGCTCGGCCCCAACGGCGCCGGCAAGTCCAGCAGCCTCGACCTGCTGCTCGGCCTGCGCGAGCCCGACCAGGGCAGCGTCTCGCTGTTCGGCGGCACCCCGCGGGCCGCGATCGAGGCCGGCCGGGTCGGCGCGATGCTGCAGAGCGGCGGCCTGATGACGGACGTCAAGGTCCGCGAGCTGGTCGCGCTGGCCTGCGCGGTGCACCCGCGCGGCCACGGCGTCGCCGAGGTGCTGCGCAGCGCGGGCATCGAGGAGCTGGCGGAGCGCCGGGTGGACAAGCTCTCCGGCGGCCAGGAGCAGCGGGTCCGGTTCGCCCTGGCGGTGGCCGGGGCCAACGACCTGATCGTGCTGGACGAGCCGACCACCGGCATGGACGTCTCCGTCCGCCAGCAGTTCTGGGCCACCATGCGGGCCCAGGCCGAGGCCGGCCGCACCGTGCTGTTCGCCACCCACTACCTGGAGGAGGCGGACTCCATCGCCGACCGGGTGCTGGTGCTGCACCGCGGCCGGCTGATCGCCGACGGCACCTCGGCCGAGATCAAGGCCAAGGCCGGCGCCCGCCGGATCACCTTCGAGCTGCACGCCGGCGACGGCGTCCTCGACGAGACGGCGCTGCGCGCCCTGCCCGGCACGGTCAGCCTGGACGTCACCGGCCAGAGCGACGGGGTGCGCACCGTGCGGATCCGCTCCACCGACGCCGACGCCGGCGTCGCGGGCCTCTACCGGGCGGGGTTCTACCCGCGCGGCCTGGAGGTCACCAGCCTGGGCCTGGAGCAGGCCTTCCTGACCATCACCGGCGAGGCCGACGAGACCGCGGATTCGGAGCGTGCGCTGTGACCACCCTGATCAAGCTGGAGATCCTGCGCACCCTGCGCAACAAGCGGTACGTGCTCTTCACCGTGCTCTACCCGGCGCTGCTGTACGTCTTCTTCATCAGCGCCTACAACGGCGGCACGGTCGCCGGGGGCGTGAGCGCCAAGTCGTACTTCATGGTCTCGATGGCCACCTTCGGCGCGGTCGGCGCGGTGCTCACCGGCAGCGCGCAGCGGATCTCGCTGGAGCGCAAGAGCGGCTGGGTGCGGCAGCTGCGGCTCACCGCGCTGCCGGGGCGGGCGTACACCGTGGCCAAGATCGCGGCCTGCGCGGTGACCACCCTGCCCGCGATCCTGGTGGTCTTCGCGATCGGCGCGATCGAGGGCGTCTCCCTGGGCGCCGGCCAGTGGCTGGGCCTCGGGCTCGCGCTCTGGCTGGGCAGCTTCGTCTTCGCGGCGCTCGGCGTGGCCCTCGGGTACGCGGCCCAGCCGGACGCGGTGCAGCCGATCGTGATGATCGTCTACATGCTGATGGCGCTGTTCGGCGGCACCTGGTTCCCGGTCGGCGACTCGCTGAAGAAGTTCGCCCAGTTCAACCCGGTCTACCTCTACAACCAGCTGGCCACCTTCGTCCGCCCCGGCCAGTCGCTCGACCTCGCCGCGGTGGCCGGCCTGGGCGGCTTCCTGGTGGTCTTCGTCGGCGCCGCGGCCTACCTGTACCGCAAGGACACCAGGCAGGCATGATGATCGACATGTCCTCGCCGCAGCCCTCGCCCCCCAGTACCGCCGCCACCGGGCCGGAGGGGCGACGCGGGTTCCTGACCTCGCCCGGCCAGCCGGTGGAGAACCGGCGCCAGCTGGTGGTGAAGCTGGCGTGGATGTCGATCTGGATGCTCTACCTGCTCTACCCGCTCGCCGACCTGACGAGCGGTGAGCACTCCACCGGGGCCGTGGTGGCCGGGTCGATCGCACTGGGCGGCTTCCTGCTGACCTACCTCGCGCTGATCGCCTTCCGCTCCGTCAAGCCCGCCGACTGGCCCGGCGGTTACCTGATCGTGGGCTTCCTGCTCGCGGTGGCGCTGGGCACCGCCTTCGGGCTCGGGCAGGCCTGGCTGACGCTCTTCACCTACTGCTCGGTCTGCGCCGGCGTGGTGCTGCCAGCCCGGTACGGGATGCCCGGGGTGCTCGCGGTGACGGCGCTGGCCGCCGCCACCGGCTTCCTGATCCGGGCCGACGGCGTCACCATGGTCTCGATCGTGCTGCCCTGCTTCCTCGGCGGCCTCGCGATGACCGGGCTCCAGCGGCTCATCGTGACCATGAAGGAGCTGCGCGAGGCCCGGGCCGCCGTGGCCCACCTGGCCGCCGCCGAGGAGCGGCTGCGCCTGGCCCGCGACCTGCACGACCTGCTGGGGCACTCGCTCTCGCTGATCACGCTGAAGAGCGAGCTGGCCGGGCGGCTGATGGACCAGAGCCAGGACGAGGCCGCCCGGGCCCAGGTGGCCGACATCGAGAAGGTCGCCCGGCAGTCCCTGGTCGACGTTCGCGAGGCCGTCGGCGGCTACCGCCGTCCCACCCTGCCGGTCGAACTCGCCGCTGCCCGCACCGCCCTGAGCGCCGCCCAGGTCACCCTGGACGCCGACCCCGCGGTGGCCGACGGCCGCCCCGGCCTCGGCGGCGAGGAGACCGGAGCGCTCGCCTGGGCGCTGCGCGAGGCCGTCACCAACATCGTCCGGCACGGCGAGGGCGCCACCGTCTGCCACGTCCACCTCGACGAGACCTGGGAGGGCGACGGCGAGCGCTACGCCGTCCTGGAGGTCTCCGACAACGGCCGCGGCCCCGGCAAGTCCGGCCCCGGCAACGGCCTCTCCGGCCTGGGCGAGCGCCTCGCCCTGGTCGGCGGCCGCCTGGAGACCGGCCCGGGCCCGCGCGGCAAGGGCTTCAAGCTCCGCGCGCTCGTCCCGCTGCGGACGGTCAGCGGGGCTTGATCCGTTGACTACGGTGGGGCCATGACTGACGAGAAGCCAGGGATGGTGCGGGTCCTCCTCGCCGAGGACCAGGGGATGGTGCGGGAGGCGCTGGCCGCGCTGCTCGGGCTCGAGGGGGACATCGCGGTGGTCGCGCAGGTCTCCCGGGGGGACGAGGTGGTGGACGCGGTGCTCGCGCACGACGTGCAGGTCGCGGTGCTGGACATCGAGATGCCCGGGATGACCGGGATCGACGCCGCCGCCGAGGTGCGCCGCCGCAGCCCCGCCACCAAGGTGGTCATCGCCACCACCTTCGGCCGCCCCGGCTACCTGCGCCGCGCCATGGAGGCCGGCGCCGACGGCTTCCTGGTCAAGGACGCCCCGGCCGCCGAACTCGCCCAGGCCATCCGCCGGGTGCTGCGCGGCGAGCGGGTCATCGACCCCACCCTGGCCGCCGCCGCCCTCGCCGAGGGCGCCAACCCGCTCACCACCCGCGAACGCGACGTGCTCGCCGCGGCGGCCGACGGCGCGGTCAACGCCGACATCGCCCGCCTCCTCCACCTCTCCGAGGGCACCGTCCGCAACTACCTCTCGATGGCCATCCAGAAGACGGCCGCCCGCAACCGCACCGAGGCGGTGCGGATCGCCCGCGAAAAGGGCTGGCTGTAACGGTGGTGCCTAGTTGAGGCGGTGCCTGGCGGCGCGCGCCTCGCGGCGGACCTTGGTGGCGCTGTCCGGGTCGAAGGCGTCGAGGATCTCCGCGTAGGCGTCCATCTCGGCCGCGCCGGCCAGGAAGTCGCCGGTGCGGACGAGGAGTTCGGCGCGCTCCAGGCGGAGCTGGGCCGGGTGGCGGGGGAGCAGCAGGGAGAGCTCGGTGGCCCAGAGCTGGGTGCGGGCCTGCTCGGGGCGGTCGGTGGCCCAGCTGCGGATGTTGCCGAGGACGCGCAGGACGAGGTCCAGCGGCTGGGCCGGGGTGAGCATGTCGGGCGTGAAGTGGTGGCCGGTGCGCAGCACCAGCTCGGCCACGTCGTCCAGGTCGAGCAGCCGGCCGCCGTGGTACGGGTCGGCCAGGACGTACTCGTTGCCCGCCTCCGGGCCGCCCACCGCGACGATGAAGTGGCCCGGCAGGGCCACCCCGTGCACGGTGAGCCCGGCCCGCGCGGCCACCGCCGTCCAGACCAGCGAGAGCATGATCGGCAGCCCGCGCCGGCGCCGCAGCACCTCCGGCAGCAGCGAGGACTCCAGCCGCCGGTAGTCGGCCGGCCGGCCGTGGAACCGCTCCCGCCCGCCCAGCACGGCGGCCAGCAGCGCGGCCGTCTCCTCCGGGGTGGCCGGGGCCCGCTCGGCCACGGCCAGCCGGACGGCCGCCGCGTGCCGGTCGAGGGCGGCCTGACAGGCCGCCAGCAGCTCCTCCAGGGTCGGCGGCGGCTCGGCGCCGGGGGCCAGGGTGTGCTCGGCCGCGGCCAGCAGGCAGAGCAGCACCGCGTCCGGGTGCTCGGCCCTGGCCTCGGTACGGAAACGCGCTCTGCTCTGCTCGGTCACGGCAGCCTTCGTCGGTGTCCGGTGGTTCGCTACTACAGCACTACCGCTACCGCTGGGGAAGACGGGCGTAGTGGTAAGTGTGACTGGTCGTGAAGCCGAGCCTGTCATAGAGCGTGCGGGCGGCGGTGTTGTCGGCCTCGACCTGGAGGAAGGCGCCGGTGGCGCCCTCCTCGGCGGCGCGGGCGGCCAGTACGGACATCACGGCGGTCGCCAGGCCCTGGCGGCGGGCCTCGGGGGCGGTCTCCACGGCGTTGAACAGCACCCAGGGCCCGTCCACCACGCAGCGCCCGATCGCGAGCGGCGCGCCGCCGCCGGGGGCCGGCACGGCGGCGAACCAGACCGAGGGCCCGCCGAGCAGCAGCGCCCGGGCGGCCTCGGCCGTGGCCGGGTCGGCCCCGCCGTGGTACCGCTCGAACCAGCCCTCGTCCGGCGCCCGGTGGAGCCGCACCCGCTCGGTCCCGGCGCCCGCGCGGATCACCGGCGCCAGCGGGGCGGTGCGCACCTCGGTCGGGGCGATGCGCTCGCCGAGCGCGTCCAGCTCCGCGACGAGCGCCGGATCGGTGCCGGGGGTGCTCACCTCGAACAGGGCGGGCAGCCCGCGCTCCGCGTACCAACGGCCGACCGCGGCGGTCGCCTCCGCGAGCGGCAGCCCGGGATCGCCCAGTGCCTGGCAGGAATTGGCGCGCTTGGTGTGGCCGCCGCTCGCCCGCAGCAGCCAGTCACCGAGTCTCTGCTGGTCAGCGGCGGCCCAGCCGCGCGAGGCGAGTGCCTGAAGGGCCGTCGGCTCGGTTTCCGGAAGCGCTGTCCGGCGGGCCGGGAAGAGAGGTACGGTCTTGGCGGCGATCATCAGCTCAGCGGGGAAGGAGACCGGTTCACCGGCACGGGGGACCACGGTGACCTGACACGCGTCGTCCCAGGATACGAGCACCCCGACCACATCGCGGTACACCGGGCGGCCCTCGACGACCTCCGAAAGGCGTCGGACGGACACCCGTCGTCCCACGTCAGAGCGGTCTATCCGGATCTCCGGACGGCTGCCACCCGGGGCTTCGCCGATCATCTGGGGCACCTCCTGTGCATTCGCGGTCTCTGACCCGCGATACTAGGGGCGGGCATCGACGACGCCGCGCGCACCCGCGCACGCATCAAACAGTTTGGGCACCAGCCCTTCCGAGGAGGAACGACAGCGTGACCTACGTCATCGCGCAGCCTTGTGTCGACGTCAAGGACAAGGCCTGCATCGAAGAGTGCCCGGTCGACTGCATCTACGAGGGGCAGCGCTCCCTCTACATCCACCCGGATGAGTGTGTCGACTGCGGCGCGTGTGAGCCGGTCTGCCCGGTCGAGGCCATCTTCTACGAGGACGACACCCCGGAGGAGTGGAAGGACTTCTACAAGGCGAACGTCGAGTTCTTCGACGACCTCGGTTCGCCCGGTGGCGCCTCCAAGCTCGGCGTGATCGAGAAGGACCACCCGGTCGTCGCGGCGCTCCCGCCGCAGGGCGAGTGACGGCGGACCCTCAGCCGTGAGCACCAACGAAGCTCAGCACGCGCCGCTCCCGGGCCACCCGGGGGCGGCGCGCCGCGTATCGGACCTGCTGCCCGTCTTCCCCTGGGACAAGCTGGAGCCGTACAAGGCCACCGCCCTCGCCCACCCGGGCGGGCTCTGCGACTTCTCGGTCGGCACCCCCGTCGACCCCGTCCCGGAGCTGATCCAGAAGGCGCTGGCCGCCAGCACCGACACCCCCGGCTACCCGACCGTCTGGGGCCCGCTCGAACTGCGCCGGGCCATCGCCGGCTGGCTGCACCACCGCCTGGGCGCCGAGATCGGCCCCGAGGCCGTGCTGCCCACCGTCGGCTCCAAGGAGCTGGTCGCCTGGCTCCCCACCCAGCTCGGCCTCGGCCCCGGCGACCAGGTCGCCTACCCGCGCCTCGCCTACCCGACCTACGAGGTCGGCGCCCGCCTCTGCGGCGCCGAACCGGTGGAGTACGAGGACGTCGCCGACCTGGACCCGTCCCGGGTCCGGCTGCTCTGGCTCAACTCCCCCTCCAACCCGACCGGCCGCGTGCTCACGCCCGCCGAGCTGCGGCGGGCGGTCGAGTGGGCCCGGGAGCACCGCGTCCTGCTGGTCAGCGACGAGTGCTACCTCGAACTGGGCTGGGAGGCCGACCCGGTCTCCGTGCTGCACCCCTCGGTCTGCGGCGGCTCCCACGAGGGCCTGCTGGTCGTGCACTCGCTCTCCAAGCGCTCCAACCTGGCGGGTTACCGCGCCTCCTTCGTGGCCGGCGACGCGATCGTCGTCCGCGAGCTCCTGGAGATCCGCAAGCACGGCGGCATGATCGTCCCCGCCCCGGTCCAGGCCGCCACCATCGCCGCCCTCGGCGACGACGCCCACGTGGCTGAGCAGCGCTCGCGCTATGCCCGGCGCCGGGCGGCGCTGCGGTCCGCCCTGGAAGCCCACGGCTTCCGGATCGAGCACTCCGAAGCCAGCCTCTACCTCTGGGCCACTCAGGGCCGCCCCTGCTGGGACACCGTCGCCCACCTGGCCGACCTCGGCATCCTGGTCGCCCCGGGCGACTTCTACGGCCCGGCCGGAGCCCAGCACGTCCGCGTGGCGTTCACGGCGACGGACGAACGGATCGCCGCCGCAGTCGAGCGACTGCGCCAGGCATAGTCAGGGGCGCGGGGAACTGCGCGGCCAACCATCTGCATGGTGACGGCTGCGCAGCTCCCTCGCGCCCCTGATCTGCTCGTTCTGCTGCCAGGGGCGCGAGCTGCGCTGCTGCGGGCCGGATTCCTCCCGCAGTCGCGCAGTTCCCCGCGCCCCCAAACAACAACCGTCAGCCGCCGACGCCGGGCAGGTGGGGGAGGCCGGCCGCGCCGACGCCGCCCAGCAGGTGGGTGACCGAGTCGAGCGGGCTGCCGCCGCCGAGGGCCGGGAGGCCGCCGAGGCGGTGCTCGTCGGAGTGGGCGCCGGTCAGGGAGCCGAGGGCGTCACCGCCGGGGAGCGACTTGGTGGGGAGGC from Kitasatospora sp. MMS16-BH015 encodes:
- a CDS encoding alpha/beta fold hydrolase translates to MSSDTSAATTFPRQSARTLRYTVGAPRSFSVAPDGARIAFLRSRSGTDRANLLWTLDPATGEEKVAADPVALLGGGEEDLSPAEKARRERSREGSAGIVGYALDAAGGLAVFALSGRLFATDLASGAARELPAAGPLVDPRPAPDGTVVAYANTAGELRLSHTDGSGDRALVTPERAGVTWGQAEFIAQEEMSRDRGYWWSPASDRLLVARADDAPVQRWWIADPANPGVTPAEVAYPAAGTANAEVSLWLVDLDGAKTEVVWDSAAFPYLARVHWSANGAPLLLVQARDQRSQQLLTVDPATGATALLLAEQDETWLDLFSGVPAWTPNGELARISDEGGVRHLVIGDREVTDEKLHLRSVLALTEEAAYFTASAGPADTELPPGWVGVFRADAAGVAPYGPEGAATAVFGGPVAVVSSVSVERPGAVAHVLREGAETAVITSHADTPLLTARPEFRFAGERRIPSAVFLPTGYDRDRDGLLPVLMDPYGGPHGQRVVQSHNPHLTSQWFADQGFAVIVADGRGTPGRSPEWEKSIAFDFAGATLDDQVEALQALAEEYPLDLGRVGIRGWSYGGYLAALAVLRRPDVFHAAVSGAPVTDFALYDTHYTERYLGHPAERPEVYEANSLIPLAPGLERPLMIVHGLADDNVVAAHTLRLSSALLAAGRAHTVLPLSGVTHMTPQEQVAENLLLLQVAFLKENLGK
- a CDS encoding ABC transporter ATP-binding protein is translated as MSTAEVAAFRQVSKSYGQVKAVNGLDLVLRPGETVALLGPNGAGKSSSLDLLLGLREPDQGSVSLFGGTPRAAIEAGRVGAMLQSGGLMTDVKVRELVALACAVHPRGHGVAEVLRSAGIEELAERRVDKLSGGQEQRVRFALAVAGANDLIVLDEPTTGMDVSVRQQFWATMRAQAEAGRTVLFATHYLEEADSIADRVLVLHRGRLIADGTSAEIKAKAGARRITFELHAGDGVLDETALRALPGTVSLDVTGQSDGVRTVRIRSTDADAGVAGLYRAGFYPRGLEVTSLGLEQAFLTITGEADETADSERAL
- a CDS encoding ABC transporter permease — translated: MTTLIKLEILRTLRNKRYVLFTVLYPALLYVFFISAYNGGTVAGGVSAKSYFMVSMATFGAVGAVLTGSAQRISLERKSGWVRQLRLTALPGRAYTVAKIAACAVTTLPAILVVFAIGAIEGVSLGAGQWLGLGLALWLGSFVFAALGVALGYAAQPDAVQPIVMIVYMLMALFGGTWFPVGDSLKKFAQFNPVYLYNQLATFVRPGQSLDLAAVAGLGGFLVVFVGAAAYLYRKDTRQA
- a CDS encoding sensor histidine kinase, giving the protein MMIDMSSPQPSPPSTAATGPEGRRGFLTSPGQPVENRRQLVVKLAWMSIWMLYLLYPLADLTSGEHSTGAVVAGSIALGGFLLTYLALIAFRSVKPADWPGGYLIVGFLLAVALGTAFGLGQAWLTLFTYCSVCAGVVLPARYGMPGVLAVTALAAATGFLIRADGVTMVSIVLPCFLGGLAMTGLQRLIVTMKELREARAAVAHLAAAEERLRLARDLHDLLGHSLSLITLKSELAGRLMDQSQDEAARAQVADIEKVARQSLVDVREAVGGYRRPTLPVELAAARTALSAAQVTLDADPAVADGRPGLGGEETGALAWALREAVTNIVRHGEGATVCHVHLDETWEGDGERYAVLEVSDNGRGPGKSGPGNGLSGLGERLALVGGRLETGPGPRGKGFKLRALVPLRTVSGA
- a CDS encoding response regulator transcription factor, whose protein sequence is MVRVLLAEDQGMVREALAALLGLEGDIAVVAQVSRGDEVVDAVLAHDVQVAVLDIEMPGMTGIDAAAEVRRRSPATKVVIATTFGRPGYLRRAMEAGADGFLVKDAPAAELAQAIRRVLRGERVIDPTLAAAALAEGANPLTTRERDVLAAAADGAVNADIARLLHLSEGTVRNYLSMAIQKTAARNRTEAVRIAREKGWL
- a CDS encoding transglutaminase-like domain-containing protein is translated as MTEQSRARFRTEARAEHPDAVLLCLLAAAEHTLAPGAEPPPTLEELLAACQAALDRHAAAVRLAVAERAPATPEETAALLAAVLGGRERFHGRPADYRRLESSLLPEVLRRRRGLPIMLSLVWTAVAARAGLTVHGVALPGHFIVAVGGPEAGNEYVLADPYHGGRLLDLDDVAELVLRTGHHFTPDMLTPAQPLDLVLRVLGNIRSWATDRPEQARTQLWATELSLLLPRHPAQLRLERAELLVRTGDFLAGAAEMDAYAEILDAFDPDSATKVRREARAARHRLN
- a CDS encoding GNAT family N-acetyltransferase, which gives rise to MSVRRLSEVVEGRPVYRDVVGVLVSWDDACQVTVVPRAGEPVSFPAELMIAAKTVPLFPARRTALPETEPTALQALASRGWAAADQQRLGDWLLRASGGHTKRANSCQALGDPGLPLAEATAAVGRWYAERGLPALFEVSTPGTDPALVAELDALGERIAPTEVRTAPLAPVIRAGAGTERVRLHRAPDEGWFERYHGGADPATAEAARALLLGGPSVWFAAVPAPGGGAPLAIGRCVVDGPWVLFNAVETAPEARRQGLATAVMSVLAARAAEEGATGAFLQVEADNTAARTLYDRLGFTTSHTYHYARLPQR
- the fdxA gene encoding ferredoxin translates to MTYVIAQPCVDVKDKACIEECPVDCIYEGQRSLYIHPDECVDCGACEPVCPVEAIFYEDDTPEEWKDFYKANVEFFDDLGSPGGASKLGVIEKDHPVVAALPPQGE
- the dapC gene encoding succinyldiaminopimelate transaminase; amino-acid sequence: MSTNEAQHAPLPGHPGAARRVSDLLPVFPWDKLEPYKATALAHPGGLCDFSVGTPVDPVPELIQKALAASTDTPGYPTVWGPLELRRAIAGWLHHRLGAEIGPEAVLPTVGSKELVAWLPTQLGLGPGDQVAYPRLAYPTYEVGARLCGAEPVEYEDVADLDPSRVRLLWLNSPSNPTGRVLTPAELRRAVEWAREHRVLLVSDECYLELGWEADPVSVLHPSVCGGSHEGLLVVHSLSKRSNLAGYRASFVAGDAIVVRELLEIRKHGGMIVPAPVQAATIAALGDDAHVAEQRSRYARRRAALRSALEAHGFRIEHSEASLYLWATQGRPCWDTVAHLADLGILVAPGDFYGPAGAQHVRVAFTATDERIAAAVERLRQA